The genomic interval TGCTCCCATCCTTCACATAAAGAAAAGGAACACTATACTCCCCATTTGGCGTTACTCCCGCCGCTGCACTCACAGGAAAGGCCGACAGCAACAATACGAGCGCCATGAGCAGCGCCGTCAATCGGCGAAATTTCATTTGCATTTCAAAAAACACTCCTTCGTCATTTAACTGCTATCGCTTATGTACCCTTGCATTTTGAACAGGAGAGCGAATCATGCCGCAGCATTGCTCTCCTGTTATTTTTAAAGCGCTATTCTAACCGTAGAGCTCGCTGATGCTTAAACGCTCCAATTGAATTGGATTGTATGAACCGTATTGTAGCCTTCAAATCCTGGTGATGGCGGAACGACAACGTGGATTTTGGCAACTTGGTTCGGTGTGAAATCAGCCACTTCAAATGTAAATTCAACGTTGCCGCCTGTATAATTAGCAGCTGCATAGCTGTATGTTCCAGTAGCAGGGTCTTGCACTTGCAAGTATTGAATGAAGCTTGAACCAGAGAATGTAACCGTTGTCGTTGTGCCATTGCTTGCTACAACTGCATCGCCTACTTTATAGGCATCAGCATAAGAATTGGCTGTATCTCCCGCGTTGCGAACGACATAGCTTACACCAGTACTTGCGAAAGCAGATGGAACAACTAGAGCTAGAGCCATAACAAGCATCATCATTACAAAACTAGTTTTTTTCATCGATTTGATCATTTATCAACACTCCTTATTTTTTAGCGAATTTGGTTTTGCGCAATAAGATAAAGGCTACTCCAACAACGATAATAATTAGACAAATAACAAGTGGCGAAAGCAAACGATTGGAAGCCGCATCTGACAACTGCTGCGCAGCTTCACCTGATGCAGGTGTATCCATATCAGCCCCAATAAGCTGAACATCGACCTTCGGCTCTTCGTGAACAGCTGTCTCCGCAGAGTCCATTGCTAGGGTATCCTCTGCAGAGGTAGACTCTTGTGTAGATGGGGTTAAAGTCTCCTTAGGCGATGATTGCCCTTCAGCTTCAGCCGCTATCGGACTAACGGTTGGAGCAGGCGAAGCTTCGACCTGTATCTCTTTCTTAGAATCTTCTTTTTTAGAATCGACCGTTTCAGAGCTCGGCTTATCTACCTCAACCTTTGGTTTTTCGATCACCTTATTTGTGGTTTGAGGAGCTGTTGTACCTGTCTTTACATCGGTCTCTTTTTTTGGTTCTTTCGTGGTTGTTGCTGGTTTCTTTTCTTCTTTGACAGGGGCCTCCGCTTTGCTGATCTGCTTCAGACTGCTAGAATCGAAAACTAGACGAATCGTGTAGCTGTGATCGTAATCAATATCCTCTACCGTTACGTGGATCTTGGACTCTAACGGCGTTGTTAGATCAGCAATCCCGAACTTAACAACTCTCGTATTGTCAGCTTCGTTGCTAGATACAATAGCCGTATCTATGTACCCGCCGTCACTCGGAACTTTATATTCCGTTACCCATGAGCTATGGTTTATTTGCAGTTGTACCTGCAAAGCTCCTTTGGTCACAATCAGCTTGGCTGGTTTTTCCCAATAGTCATTTGCCATCGATACCGATTCATCTTCGGCTTTCTTGACAACATAGTCTATCGAGTACGTACCATCAGCCAGTTCAGCCGCATGTGCTTCAGGTGCAAACGGAACAACGAGTAAAGTAATCATGATGAAGAAAGCCAGCACTCCAAACTTGCGAATAATTCTCTTCTCCTCCTTTACTCCTGACATCCAAGCTCGCAGCAGATTATCCGAATGGCTCTCTCTCACATCATGAATATGATAATCATTATCAATAAAAAGATATATTGATTATGATAATCATTATCATTAAACAATTAAAAAAAAAGC from Paenibacillus sp. FSL K6-3182 carries:
- a CDS encoding NEAT domain-containing protein; protein product: MIKSMKKTSFVMMMLVMALALVVPSAFASTGVSYVVRNAGDTANSYADAYKVGDAVVASNGTTTTVTFSGSSFIQYLQVQDPATGTYSYAAANYTGGNVEFTFEVADFTPNQVAKIHVVVPPSPGFEGYNTVHTIQFNWSV
- the isdC gene encoding heme uptake protein IsdC — protein: MSGVKEEKRIIRKFGVLAFFIMITLLVVPFAPEAHAAELADGTYSIDYVVKKAEDESVSMANDYWEKPAKLIVTKGALQVQLQINHSSWVTEYKVPSDGGYIDTAIVSSNEADNTRVVKFGIADLTTPLESKIHVTVEDIDYDHSYTIRLVFDSSSLKQISKAEAPVKEEKKPATTTKEPKKETDVKTGTTAPQTTNKVIEKPKVEVDKPSSETVDSKKEDSKKEIQVEASPAPTVSPIAAEAEGQSSPKETLTPSTQESTSAEDTLAMDSAETAVHEEPKVDVQLIGADMDTPASGEAAQQLSDAASNRLLSPLVICLIIIVVGVAFILLRKTKFAKK